TGGATTCATATTTTGGAGGACTTGATACATTAAAGCTTATCGTGAAACAGCCACTAGAAGCAACTGAATTACAAAGTAAGTATGATGTATATGTAAATGTTGACGGTGGTGGTATTTCTGGTCAAGCAGGTGCTATACGTCATGGTGTAGCAAGAGCTCTTCTTCAAGCAGCTCCAGAAACTAGACCTGTACTTAAAAAAGCAGGCTTCTTAACTAGGGACCCAAGAATGGTAGAGAGAAAGAAGTACGGCTTGAAAAAAGCTCGTCGTGCGCCACAATTCTCCAAGCGTTAGAACTTATTCACAAAACTTCTGTGTTTATACACAGAAGTTTTTTTATGCTACAATCCACAATCATATAAT
This genomic interval from Proteinivorax tanatarense contains the following:
- the rpsI gene encoding 30S ribosomal protein S9, producing the protein MANVQFIGTGRRKKSIARVRLIPGEGKIIINKRDMDSYFGGLDTLKLIVKQPLEATELQSKYDVYVNVDGGGISGQAGAIRHGVARALLQAAPETRPVLKKAGFLTRDPRMVERKKYGLKKARRAPQFSKR